In Vicinamibacteria bacterium, the DNA window TCGATTCGCCGCCGGCCAGGTCGGCCACGTCGCCCGAAGACTCCTGCTCGGGGAGCGCGTTCGGCCGTTCATCGGAAATCTCGACCTGGAAGAGCTCCTGCCGAGCTGATCACTCGCCGCGATCGAGCGCTTCCCCGACGCTGCGGGTGAGCTCGCTCACGAACTCCTCCATCGCGTGTCGGATCACGTAAGCGTCCGATAGCTTCGCGTAAATTCCGGGGGGCACCTCGTAGGCGAGCCGCAGACGAAGCTCGGTTCCGTCGCGGGTTGGCGCGATCTCGTGCGCCAGGGAGAAGCTGGCGAAATAGCCGACGGCTTTGACGCCGGTGAACCCTTGGGGCGGACGGTATTCGGAGACAACGGTCTCCCATTTCAGATCGAGTGGCCACCGCTCGAGCCGATAGCGAAAACGGCGCCCGGGCCGGAGCTCTTCGGGCATGTCGCCGAGAGTCACGGCGATCGAGCCGGGCAGAACGCGCTTCAAGTTAATCGGCCGGTCGAAGAATGCAAAGACTTCCTTCGGCGGGCGTCTCGTGAGGTGCTTCCGCTCGATGATGGTGGCTACGAATCTAGGCTTCGGCATGTGAGATAAGAAAGTCTATCGCAACCGCCAGCGACGCGATCCGTGCCCGGTGCGAGCGTGCATCCTCTGGGTTGTCGAAAGCGAGAACGACGAGCGCTCGAGAGCCCACTCTCTCGACGATGTATCGCGTCTCCGATTCGCTTTCCCGCTCACCGAGCAACGCCCCGAGCAGTGTGTCGAGACCCGCCAGGGGATGGGGAAGTGGAAATTCGATGTTCCCGATGGTGGCAAAGGGGTTTCCTTCCTCGTCGACGAGAAAGGCCGCCGCGGCGCGGGTCTCCCGAAGCACGCTTCGAAGCTCTGCGCGGACCGCCGCGAGTTTCTCCGGCGCGCGGAGCAGCTCATCGGAGAGAGACATCCGAGCTTATTGGCGGCGCGATCGCCCCGTGGTATAGTACGGCCGCAGGAGAAAGTCCATGTCGATGCATCCGCTTCTGATCGGCCCCATGGGTCTGCCGGAGCTGTTGGTCATCCTCGGGATCGTCGTCTTGATCTTCGGTGCCAACAAGCTGCCTCAGCTCGGCTCCGGCATTGGCGAAGGCATCAAGAACTTCAAGAGGTCGATCAAGGGCTCCTCCGACGAAGACGACGACGAGAAGAAATAGCGCTTTCCTTCCGTTTCAGCGGGCGACATCGGTGATGATCAGGGTATTCGTGCGCTCGTCGAACACGACCGAGCCTCTTGGGGACAGGAACTTCTCGAGAACCGGAGCCAGCTCCCGCGCCCGAGCGTAGGACAGTTGCTGATAGGTCGTGACGAGAGGACCCGAAAGAGCTTTTTCTTCCTCGTACTTCCGCCGTTGCTCGTACTCTCTTCGGAGCTGCTCCGTTGTGGCGACCCGAACCAGGTTGTCTCCAAGTCGCTCTTGCTCGAGCCGGCAGGTGCGGAGAGCGAGCTGAAGAACTTGGCGCCAGGGTACTTCTTTGATCTTGAGCGTCAGGCTGCAGGAAACTTCCGGGTCGGCGACGAGGTTGAATTCTCCGATCTCGGCGAGAAGGCGTAGAAGATCGAGGACGTCCGCCTCCTTCACGTCGAGGTCGATGAGTGTGTCCGGCTCCGGCGGTTGCATCAAGAGACCCATCAGGAGCAAGGCCTTGGTCATAGCTCGATCCTCGTTCCGTCGTGGGCGAGCTCGAAGGCAAGCTGATCTTTCCGGGCGATGACGTCTTCGCCCGCGTGAACTAGCAGCGTGCGCTTCGCCCCGAGCCGCGCACGGTTTCGTTTCAGGTCGGTGTGGGACATGTGCTTCGGAAGCGGCGCTTCGTAGCTGGAGCATTCACAAATGAACAAATCGACGTTCGGCGTTTGATCCACGAGGGCATCGGTCCACGCCGTGTCGCCGGAGAACACGACGGACTTGCCATCCAGCTCGACGCGGTAACCGTATGCCGTGCCACTCGAAAAATGGTCCACCTCGAAGGGAAGGAAGCGCAGGACCCCGACCTCGATCTCCGCGCCCGACGGGACATCCGTGTACTCGAACGGCGGGCCGTCGAGCCCGGGATAGAAGAGCTCGAGGGCGGAATTGACAGTGGCACGAGTTCCCGGAGGGCCGAAGACCTGAAGTGGCTTTCGACGTTGGGAGAGGTGTCGCTCGTGAACCGCGAGCATCGGAATCCCGCCGAAGTGATCGCCGTGCAGGTGGGAGACGAGAACGACGTCGACATCCGATGGCGTGAGGCCCTCCCGCTTCAGGGCGACGAGGGTCGTCGGCCCGCAGTCGAGCAGCACCCCGACTTCGTGGCTTCGCAGCAGAATGGCCATGTGATTCCGCCCGCCGCTCGCGAAGGCGTTGCCCGAGCCGAGAAAAACGACATGCATGACTATTCACAGGAGGGGCAGATGAACTCCGCTCCGCGAGCTTCGGTCGGCGACACGCGCCCGCATCGCGCACATTCCCGCTGGCGCTGTCCCGCGAAATCCCCGTGGCGCCGGTCGACGAGCTCGCAGAGGTAGCGCTTGATCGCCTCGATGTCACCGGAGGCGAAGTAGCGCGAATCCTCGGCGGGATCTTCCGACGGATGTCGTCTCGCGGTGACGCTCACCTCGACGGTTCGCCCTTCACCGTCGTCGGTGTCCCACGAGCTCTCGACGCGAATCTCAATCGCCATCCGTTTTCGGCGTTCGCGGCTCGGGGAAAAGCGCCTCGTTGAGGCTGCCGGTGCGATAGCCCTCGAGGTCCACGGTGACGAAACGAAACCCCAGCCGCTTCAATTCGGCAATGATCCGTTCGCGCATTTCGGGCGCGAGCGCCCGGTCGAGCTCCTGCTGGGCGAACTCGAGTCGCGCCAGCGGACCGTGGTGCCTGACTCTCATGTGACGAAAGCCGAGCGAGCGCAGAATCTCCTCGCCCCGCTCGACCGTCGAGAGTTTCTCGATCGTGATGGGCGTGTGATAGGGGATTCGAGACGACAGACAGGCGGATGCGGGCTCGTTGGCCGTAGGCAGGCCGAGACCGGTGGAAAGGGAGCGGATCTCCGCTTTCGTGAGCTCGACCTCCTCGAGCGGGCTTCGGATTCCGAGAACCTGCGCCGCTCTCCGCCCGGGGCGAAAGTCCATCCGGTCGTCGGCGTTCGCTCCGTCGACGATGAATCGATACTGCTCTTTTTCCGCGAGCGCCCTCAGACGCGTGTACAGCTCGCTCTTGCAGTGGAAGCAGCGGCTCGGATCGTTCGTGAGATAGTTCTGGTCGTGAATCTCGCGAGTCGGTACGAACCGGTGAGCGAGGTGGAATTGCTTCACGACCGAAAGAGCGAGCCGCTTCTGGTGTTCGGGATAGCTTGGGCTCTCGCCGGTGACGGCGAGGGCGCGGGCGCCAAGGGTGCGGTGGGCTTCGACCGCGAGATAGGCGCTGTCGACCCCACCGCTAAAAGCGACGATGACCGATTCCATGTTCCGAAGAATCTCCCGGAGCCTGGCTCGTTTGTCGACCATCGCCTCGGGGGCCGAACGCCTCACGGCTCTTTCCATTCTTTGATTTCTTCTTCGGCGATGTCGAGGTCGATCGGATCCACGGCCAAGACCTGCAGGGTAACCCCGCACTCGGGACAACCGATTCGCTCTCCAGGATCTACGTCGAGCGCGTCGATCTCGATCTCGGTATCGCACGCGGGGCACAGCGGGAAGTAGTCCTGGCTCATGAAGGACGAATTATAGCAGCTAGGGACTCAGCAAGAGCTTGCCGCTGGCGGTGCTCTCGATGGTCCCGCGAGCGAACCCCAAGGGAAGGTTTTGTCCTGACAGCCAGGCTGCGTTCTGGTCGAAGTAGCTCGGGCTCAAGGGATGACCGGAAGCTCCTGTCGGTACGACGGAGCGCGAACCCTCGGGCGAGGCGAGGTCGGTGACGAAGCGGAACGACGTGCCGGTCGTCACGCCGAACCGGTGGCGGAGGGATACCGAAGCGTTGGCGATCGTCGACGTCGAGCCGCCGAAAGGCATCGGACCGCGATTCAGAAAATAGCCCATCGATCCATCTCTCCCGAGCGGGTGGCGGAACACCACTCCATGAAGAGTTCGCCAGTCCCAGCGGTCGACGTCGTTGCCAATGAGATCGGTCAACTGTTCGACCGCCTCGACGAGGCTCTTGGAAAAGATCGCGTCGCGGTTCTCGGTCTCAGCCGTCGACCTGTCGTCCCAGAACGGTGAGCCCTCGTCATCGACAATCGCGTGGAGTCCGCCCGGTCGGCCAGGCTCGAGGAAGCCGAGGTAGCTTTCGAACAGATCGTCCCCGAGCTCATCGGCGAAGGTGTTCCGGAGCAGGCGGTCGTACAGCGCCCAATAGATTGCGGGAGCAGGACCCTCGGCCATCCGTCCGCTCCAGCCGCGAAGCCGGTCGACGGCAACCGACGTCGTCGGATCGGAAGGAGCCACGGCGACGGCGCGGCGCAGGATGGCTTCGGTCGAGGCGTCGTAACGGTCGTTCTGAATGCGCTCGAAGTCTTCGAGGGAGAGCTCGGGGCTGTCTTCGAGTAAATCGCGTATGCGGATCGCGCGAAAATCGGAGAGGGTATCGACGCCCAGGGGATAGGCTGTCGCCGGTGGCAACATCGAGTGGTTGGCGCTCACGATGAAGCCTTCTTTCGGGTTGAAGATCATCGGTTTCAACTCGTGGGGGACGGCTCCCTTCCACTCGAACTCCTCCGATGCGCCGTCCACCGGTAGTGTGCCATCGTGAGCCGTGCGCACCGGTATCTCGCCGGCAGGAAAAAAGCCGATGTTTCCTTCGACGTCCGCGTAGACGAAGGCAATGGCCGGACTGGACCACGTTCGGAGAGCCTCGGTGAACGCCTCCCACGAGCCGGCTCGGTTCAACCGCAGCAAAGCCTGCACGTGGTCGCCGCTCCAGAAACTGTCCCATCGCTGCGCCAGCAGACGCCCGTCGGCGGTCTCCCCGACCACCACGCCGTGGCGGGACACCCGCACTTCCTCGATCACGGCAGCACGGTCCTTGACCTGGATGGTCTCGCTGATCACGTCGACAGCGGTGTCGGGAGGCTCGACGTAGACGTCCTGGACGTCGGCGTAAAGAGCGGTGGCGCCCCACGCGATCCTCGAGTTGCGACCGATGATGACGAAAGGCAGTCCCGGAAGGCTGGCGCCGACGACGTCGAGGCCGCCGCCTGAAAGGTGAATCTGATACCAGACCGACGGCATGGTGAGGTCGAGGTGGGGGTCCGAAGCGAGAAGAGGACGATCGGATCGAGAGCGTCGTCCCGAGACCACCCACGCGTTGCTCGCACCAGTGTGCGAGGACCTCGCCGAAGTGCGTATGC includes these proteins:
- a CDS encoding SRPBCC family protein, which gives rise to MPKPRFVATIIERKHLTRRPPKEVFAFFDRPINLKRVLPGSIAVTLGDMPEELRPGRRFRYRLERWPLDLKWETVVSEYRPPQGFTGVKAVGYFASFSLAHEIAPTRDGTELRLRLAYEVPPGIYAKLSDAYVIRHAMEEFVSELTRSVGEALDRGE
- a CDS encoding twin-arginine translocase TatA/TatE family subunit produces the protein MSMHPLLIGPMGLPELLVILGIVVLIFGANKLPQLGSGIGEGIKNFKRSIKGSSDEDDDEKK
- a CDS encoding secretin N-terminal domain-containing protein, with product MTKALLLMGLLMQPPEPDTLIDLDVKEADVLDLLRLLAEIGEFNLVADPEVSCSLTLKIKEVPWRQVLQLALRTCRLEQERLGDNLVRVATTEQLRREYEQRRKYEEEKALSGPLVTTYQQLSYARARELAPVLEKFLSPRGSVVFDERTNTLIITDVAR
- a CDS encoding MBL fold metallo-hydrolase, whose product is MHVVFLGSGNAFASGGRNHMAILLRSHEVGVLLDCGPTTLVALKREGLTPSDVDVVLVSHLHGDHFGGIPMLAVHERHLSQRRKPLQVFGPPGTRATVNSALELFYPGLDGPPFEYTDVPSGAEIEVGVLRFLPFEVDHFSSGTAYGYRVELDGKSVVFSGDTAWTDALVDQTPNVDLFICECSSYEAPLPKHMSHTDLKRNRARLGAKRTLLVHAGEDVIARKDQLAFELAHDGTRIEL
- the larE gene encoding ATP-dependent sacrificial sulfur transferase LarE, with amino-acid sequence MRRSAPEAMVDKRARLREILRNMESVIVAFSGGVDSAYLAVEAHRTLGARALAVTGESPSYPEHQKRLALSVVKQFHLAHRFVPTREIHDQNYLTNDPSRCFHCKSELYTRLRALAEKEQYRFIVDGANADDRMDFRPGRRAAQVLGIRSPLEEVELTKAEIRSLSTGLGLPTANEPASACLSSRIPYHTPITIEKLSTVERGEEILRSLGFRHMRVRHHGPLARLEFAQQELDRALAPEMRERIIAELKRLGFRFVTVDLEGYRTGSLNEALFPEPRTPKTDGD
- a CDS encoding lysine biosynthesis protein LysW — protein: MSQDYFPLCPACDTEIEIDALDVDPGERIGCPECGVTLQVLAVDPIDLDIAEEEIKEWKEP
- a CDS encoding penicillin acylase family protein is translated as MKTLPKRPGGPSGTRPGRAAKKKPARPPARPARPRPTAVRRPVSPWTKIFALGVLLLAILAIGSGGCVYLLARRSLPLIDGSAQLTGLTAPVEVLRDSYGVPHIFGADIRDLIRAMGFVHAQDRFFQMEMARRTASGMLAEIFGEEAIELDRQARLFGLAAAAGAELERMAPEAREVLEAYASGVNAYLEAHGDKLPLEFTLLRIRPSPWQPLDSLAVGRILSDRLSENGTVELLRSRLADTVGIEAAYRLTGLEPPVADWAQSWPRGIRTSARSSHTGASNAWVVSGRRSRSDRPLLASDPHLDLTMPSVWYQIHLSGGGLDVVGASLPGLPFVIIGRNSRIAWGATALYADVQDVYVEPPDTAVDVISETIQVKDRAAVIEEVRVSRHGVVVGETADGRLLAQRWDSFWSGDHVQALLRLNRAGSWEAFTEALRTWSSPAIAFVYADVEGNIGFFPAGEIPVRTAHDGTLPVDGASEEFEWKGAVPHELKPMIFNPKEGFIVSANHSMLPPATAYPLGVDTLSDFRAIRIRDLLEDSPELSLEDFERIQNDRYDASTEAILRRAVAVAPSDPTTSVAVDRLRGWSGRMAEGPAPAIYWALYDRLLRNTFADELGDDLFESYLGFLEPGRPGGLHAIVDDEGSPFWDDRSTAETENRDAIFSKSLVEAVEQLTDLIGNDVDRWDWRTLHGVVFRHPLGRDGSMGYFLNRGPMPFGGSTSTIANASVSLRHRFGVTTGTSFRFVTDLASPEGSRSVVPTGASGHPLSPSYFDQNAAWLSGQNLPLGFARGTIESTASGKLLLSP